From Nematostella vectensis chromosome 14, jaNemVect1.1, whole genome shotgun sequence, a single genomic window includes:
- the LOC5503118 gene encoding kinesin-like protein KIF20B isoform X2: protein MMSDAPFTVVSDGEEEPDCEALEISPDEPEIDGGEIRKNLFDDFKELDPQTPDNGREYMRAYLRIRPFTEDEKGKDENKDCMEIEGESAILLNAPRDSFTFKNEKRGREVTHRFTFSRVFGPETTQKDFFDETSLGLVRDFVDGQNCLVFTYGVTNSGKTYTIQGTAKDGGVLPRTLDVLFNSIHGREYNRMDLKPRYFCDVMRLDKKQEHMEDVLRNGLIMSLTKELDDSERSKMNASDESSMQASMKGQDGDQTSDQTMDKDDDDDVRVADGTTISVDDQGDVRFSIWVSFAEIYNELIYDLLEPCPEGKGKKRPTLKLGDDKHGNPYVKGLREVCVANADEAYKILKVGKKNQTIASTKLNHQSSRSHCIFSIKILRVVNVDNPHVARVSRLSFVDLAGSERYSKTQSTGDRLKEAGNINTSLMTLGKCLDYLRYNQQHPNNPQMIPFRESKLTRLFQGFFCGKGKAAMVVNINQCASTFDETYHALKFSAIAKQVTTRVVKPCDTVQPPPEKSFRASFAFNALSRSVRKSVAWENGALSTPAGAVCATPSRELCALEETPAAEYQQQLEQFCKLLQEQLLAEKKEKFELEKKIREEVCAEMAEQLVTIENEFSERVQETVKVVEEKCDRRIELLVRSVKKSRKRPRMDREDDEEWVPSVLLQSEKMKVKDLASQVSELSREASEAKQMLEEAGEAVVEKDAVISRLSGELDRLKTAQQEDEKQRALQDDALNELRACLETSSKEVEIARIKLDQRDRRMREKEAEIEDLKRQLRDKEETVSTQAEALTKVSKELEQTNQELENVKCSMEGKFQENQNVFQEKCAALRKEEELVNKLQRQLKESEESIERKVEIIESGRELLAKLKSDLEQKSQALLKEEAASEALKKDLQEKEILLGERYSDIETLNKQIEEFRNKTKPVKPVSIQREQQTDSVSLDLRDRGQQTEQVNQDNLVEQEQQTEPKKPVAVEKHQSEKELAYIETHLSCVVGKLRDELANKEELMKELVQSLEETRAEKEFERRELLLQCEEHKMQISTLQKDLENNVSAEEMEALRKAAKEVEEELQRVKEERESMQELKDTNDFEKEEVKSALELANARITELEKHLESHYEELNHSRSEKNTELESLRTSLEASEGKVKELRLQLVAKDSDFEKLKVQVGEYEDLKLTLESMSSKLEQTVKEVEIKTSELETRAGETLLAKESLEVANKKIKELQAQLLTARELTQQECVSKEASEVANLRDALEKANSKVAHSEEILALKAARLKELVNELDKMKKDLDAQKQAIEESRSEESGIIGEMEEKLKESKDKISKLEGTLNDKAKALEKAHLSLKEAETKLEEMSTNNVKAVEESNEKITSLKALINQKDDALEKIKASLKEAEERFQELNRTLEEVQKEKNALESKIEELTQKSETLMGKHSDKEKELEKATTESVKFSHEKDASIDEEITFKKVKPLEVVTIKPTRSSNGARQRKRSRKGDESETKDEPQIVVELEKQLEASTRALDKKNTQLIARNNTIKRLELNIIEKNKKIDDLEVLKMKSSTPLTPGRDQRTREELRALRKRAREAENEVDDVKEKLRDAEKKLKSAQKDVVEITEEKEGLQKMATAFEQLIEEKEGYITVLKKELQDLNDQKEKKSNELLHQEKLLKEKQQQSACVEKQVEQELALLRCELAEAKQRAETAEAAIVETSASLAQSKTKQDNEIKTLKERLASKELELIELREKLTKSEEEKMATLGKAQQEDDIKSLMEKIASKEAELRELGEKLTKSEQEKSDELGKVWETMTELQSVIEDRGKSIDKLEKELKDQEAKHNRQKNTLEQTVAKMKEVMERKGGDANKVNARVAELEKELKEKTKSAEKLVKASEKREKEIDALKRALQDQDQVMEEQQDALTERQLEIESLTEELRTLTDQNTSTNSLSAEIRRLEGTLSVYIEEKDQLQRELDALRKTEAGIEVSKVEISRDYEIEKSEILVKLEQKEGVIAKMKTQQKSSDSAAAKEKRLLKQQLKEKEFEINKLNENLEKAERKQKEYEDLIQLKDVDVRKAAEEKEGMLKAMREAFEVASTKKTEYENKLESVRREMLVEHERELARVRESHARGNAIHEKEKERKLDIKEESVRREMLVEHERELARERESHARGNAIHEKDKERKLDIKEESVRREMQVEHERELARVRESHARGNAIHEKDKERKLDIKEESVRREMQAENEPELARVRESHSRENATHVKNEERKLDTEEGQVTVPQSPGEDKKLVVQVEKLPSDVKTKVQPLKKTGEMKTEGIEEPASTGPMRRLAKRRPAKNRTSDESTTSEDSSTQDRIEIDVTPIMGRRRTRAATKGSRKRRSSSELSLAEIKAQLSAAKCRRMDTDDETPGSVSRSVRTRSTAGRTSSVVKSRPSTARKTSTLVTPGKPPIPLTPKNESSSLSLAEHQSAKKKKKGFFGKLFDSAGGENSPPRVPPSGKKRKLLKKDISGPMDTFSPTPVRGSVSEASKDDPARRLITRQLRSRK from the exons ACTTACACAATCCAAGGCACGGCTAAAGATGGAGGAGTCTTACCACGGACACTTGACGTCTTGTTTAATAGCATTCATGGTAGGGAATACAATAGAATGGACTTAAAGCCAAGATATTTTTGTGATGTGATGAGATTGGACAAGAAGCAGGAACACATGGAGGATGTACTCCGTAATGGACTTATCATGTCGCTCACAAAAGAG CTGGACGACTCTGAGAGAtccaaaatgaatgcatcGGATGAGTCGTCCATGCAAGCCTCCATGAAGGGCCAAGATGGAGACCAGACCTCAG ATCAAACTATGGacaaggatgatgatgatgatgttcgGGTGGCTGATGGCACCACTATAAGTGTAGATGACCAGGGTGATGTGCGCTTCTCCATCTGGGTCTCATTTGCTGAGATCTATAATGAGTTAATCTACGATCTCCTGGAGCCGTGCCCTGAAGGCAAAGGGAAGAAAAGACCCACTCTAAAGCTGGGGGATGACAAACATGGCAACCCTTATGTTAAAG GTCTAAGAGAGGTGTGTGTTGCAAATGCTGATGAGGCATACAAG ATTCTAAAAGTTGGGAAAAAGAACCAGACAATTGCTTCTACCAAACTAAACCACCAGTCAAGTAGAAG TCACTGTATTTTCAGCATCAAGATATTAAGAGTTGTAAATGTGGATAACCCTCACGTGGCCCGTGTTAGCAG GTTGTCGTTTGTCGACTTGGCTGGATCCGAGAGATACAGCAAGACTCAGAGTACGGGTGACCGACTCAAGGAGGCTGGAAATATCAACACATCCCTCATGACTTTAGGGAAGTGTCTTGATTACCTGCGGTATAATCAGCAGCACCC CAATAACCCTCAAATGATCCCATTCCGGGAGAGCAAGCTCACACGCCTGTTTCAGGGCTTCTTCTGCGGCAAGGGGAAGGCTGCTATGGTGGTCAACATCAATCAGTGTGCATCCACATTTGATGAGACCTACCATGCACTTAAGTTCTCTGCTATTGCCAAGCAA GTGACAACCCGTGTGGTCAAGCCCTGCGATACTGTGCAGCCTCCCCCAGAGAAGAGTTTCCGAGCCTCGTTTGCATTTAACGCACTTAGCCGCTCGGTCAGAAAGAGCGTGGCCTGGGAAAATGGTGCCCTTTCCACCCCTGCTGGGGCAGTTTGTGCAACCCCCTCACGCGAATTGTGTGCTTTGGAGGAGACGCCAGCTGCGGAATACCAGCAG CAACTGGAGCAATTCTGTAAGCTTCTTCAGGAGCAGCTATTGGCTGAGAAGAAAGAAAAGTTTGAGTTGGAAAAAAAGATCCGAGAAGAAGTGTGCGCCGAAATGGCCGAGCAATTAGTTACAATCGAAAATGAGTTCAG TGAAAGAGTGCAGGAGACGGTGAAAGTCGTGGAGGAGAAATGCGACCGGCGTATCGAGCTGCTGGTGCGCTCAGTCAAGAAATCGAGGAAGAGACCTCGGATGGACCGCGAGGACGATGAGGAGTGGGTCCCGAGTGTGCTCCTGCAGTCGGAAAAAATGAAAGTCAAG GATCTAGCAAGCCAGGTGAGCGAGCTGAGCCGAGAGGCTTCTGAAGCCAAACAGATGCTTGAGGAGGCAGGGGAGGCGGTGGTAGAGAAGGATGCCGTGATTTCCCGACTTAGTGGGGAACTCGACAGACTCAAAACCGCGCAGCAAGAAGATGAGAAACAGCGAGCATTGCAG GATGACGCGCTGAACGAGCTGCGGGCATGCCTCGAGACCTCCAGTAAGGAGGTCGAGATCGCCCGTATTAAGCTCGATCAGCGCGACCGCAGAATGCGGGAGAAGGAGGCCGAGATCGAAGATCTCAAGCGTCAGCTCCGAGACAAAGAAG AAACTGTTTCCACGCAAGCTGAAGCTCTCACAAAAGTGTCGAAGGAATTGGAGCAGACGAACCAGGAGTTGGAAAACGTGAAGTGCTCCATGGAAGGAAAGTTCCAAGAAAACCAGAATGTGTTCCAGGAAAAGTGTGCTGCTTTGAGAAAGGAGGAAGAACTGGTGAATAAACTTCAGCGGCAGCTCAAAGAATCAGAGGAATCAATCGAAAGAAAGGTGGAGATTATCGAAAGTGGTAGAGAATTATTGGCAAAATTAAAGTCTGACTTAGAACAGAAATCGCAGGCCTTGTTAAAGGAAGAGGCAGCCAGTGAAGCTTTAAAGAAAGATCTTCAAGAGAAAGAGATCCTTTTGGGTGAAAGGTACTCCGACATAGAGACGTTGAATAAGCAAATTGAGGAGTTTAGAAACAAGACTAAACCGGTCAAACCTGTTAGCATCCAGCGAGAACAGCAGACTGATTCTGTTAGTCTAGATCTTCGTGATCGAGGACAACAGACGGAACAAGTAAATCAGGATAATCTGGTAGAGCAGGAACAGCAAACCGAACCAAAGAAACCTGTTGCTGTTGAGAAACATCAAAGCGAAAAAGAACTCGCCTACATTGAGACACATCTTTCCTGCGTGGTCGGAAAGTTGCGAGATGAACTGGCCAACAAAGAGGAACTGATGAAGGAACTAGTGCAGTCTCTTGAAGAGACTAGGGCCGAGAAGGAGTTTGAAAGGCGAGAGCTCTTGTTGCAGTGTGAGGAGcataaaatgcaaataagCACACTGCAGAAGGATCTGGAAAATAATGTTAGCGCGGAAGAAATGGAAGCCTTGAGGAAAGCGGCTAAAGAGGTCGAGGAGGAGCTTCAGAGGGTGAAGGAAGAAAGAGAGTCCATGCAGGAACTTAAAGACACAAATGACTTTGAGAAAGAAGAAGTGAAATCAGCTCTTGAGCTTGCAAATGCGAGGATCACTGAGTTAGAAAAGCATCTTGAGTCGCATTACGAAGAGCTAAATCATTCGCGTTCCGAAAAGAACACAGAATTGGAATCACTTCGCACCTCGCTGGAAGCCTCAGAAGGGAAAGTAAAAGAACTCAGACTACAACTCGTGGCAAAGGACTCTGATTTTGAAAAGCTGAAGGTCCAAGTTGGGGAGTACGAAGATTTGAAGCTCACGCTGGAGTCAATGAGCTCGAAGTTAGAGCAAACCGTAAAGGAAGTTGAAATCAAGACAAGTGAGCTAGAAACACGTGCAGGGGAAACTCTATTGGCGAAGGAGTCTCTTGAAGTCGCTAATAAAAAGATAAAGGAACTCCAGGCCCAGCTCCTTACTGCGCGGGAGCTAACGCAACAAGAATGTGTTTCCAAAGAAGCAAGTGAGGTTGCGAATTTGAGAGATGCGCTAGAAAAGGCTAACAGTAAAGTTGCACATTCTGAAGAGATTCTTGCCTTAAAAGCAGCAAGGTTAAAGGAACTTGTCAATGAATTGGACAAGATGAAAAAGGACCTTGATGCTCAGAAACAGGCAATAGAAGAGTCGCGGTCAGAAGAATCCGGGATCATTGGCGAGATGGAGGAGAAGCTGAAGGAATCAAAAGATAAGATTTCAAAACTTGAGGGTACACTGAACGACAAGGCGAAGGCTTTAGAGAAAGCACACCTGAGTCTAAAAGAGGCTGAGACCAAGTTGGAAGAGATGTCCACAAATAACGTCAAGGCTGTCGAGGAATCAAACGAGAAGATTACAAGTCTCAAAGCCCTTATAAACCAGAAGGATGACGCTTTAGAAAAGATCAAGGCAAGCTTGAAAGAAGCTGAAGAACGATTCCAAGAGCTGAATAGAACATTAGAAGAAGTACAGAAAGAGAAAAATGCGCTGGAGTCCAAGATAGAAGAGCTGACACAAAAATCGGAAACGTTGATGGGCAAGCATTCCGATAAAGAAAAGGAGCTAGAAAAAGCCACAACTGAATCTGTTAAATTCTCCCATGAAAAGGATGCGTCAATTGATGAAGAGATCACATTCAAGAAAGTTAAACCTCTGGAGGTTGTGACCATTAAACCGACAAGGTCTTCCAATGGTGCAAGACAACGAAAACGGTCGAGAAAAGGAGACGAGAGCGAGACGAAAGACGAGCCCCAGATAGTGGTGGAGCTTGAAAAGCAACTGGAAGCAAGCACTCGAGCACTGGACAAGAAAAACACACAGCTCATAGCAAGAAACAACACAATCAAACGTCTCGAACTGAACATTATCGAGAAGAACAAGAAGATCGATGATCTCGAGGTGCTGAAAATGAAATCCTCCACACCACTGACTCCCGGTCGTGATCAGCGAACAAGGGAGGAGCTGAGGGCGCTACGAAAGCGTGCTAGGGAGGCTGAGAACGAGGTGGACGATGTCAAAGAGAAGCTTAGAGATGCAGAAAAGAAGTTGAAGTCCGCCCAGAAAGATGTCGTGGAGATTACCGAGGAGAAAGAAGGTTTACAGAAAATGGCAACCGCTTTTGAGCAACTGATTGAAGAGAAAGAGGGCTACATCACTGTGCTGAAGAAGGAGCTTCAAGACCTAAACG ATCAAAAGGAGAAGAAATCTAACGAACTCTTGCACCAGGAAAAACTCCTGAAGGAGAAACAGCAGCAAAGCGCATGCGTAGAAAAACAAGTTGAGCAGGAGTTAGCATTGTTACGCTGCGAACTGGCCGAGGCAAAGCAGAGGGCGGAAACGGCAGAGGCCGCTATAGTCGAAACAAGCGCATCCTTGGCACAG AGTAAAACGAAACAGGACAATGAAATTAAGACTTTGAAGGAAAGATTAGCATCCAAGGAGCTTGAACTAATAGAGTTAAGAGAGAAGTTGACGAAGTCTGAGGAAGAAAAAATGGCCACTTTG GGTAAAGCTCAACAAGAGGATGATATCAAAAGTCTGATGGAGAAAATAGCGTCAAAGGAAGCAGAACTCAGAGAACTAGGAGAAAAACTAACGAAATCTGAGCAAGAAAAGTCAGACGAGCTTGGCAAG GTATGGGAGACAATGACTGAGCTACAGTCAGTAATTGAGGATCGCGGAAAATCTATCGACAAGCTTGAAAAAGAGTTGAAAGACCAAGAGGCGAAACACAACAGACAGAAGAACACTCTCGAGCAGACGGTCGCTAAGATGAAGGAAGTGATGGAGAGGAAGGGAGGAGACGCGAACAAAGTCAACGCTAGGGTCGCTGAGCTCGAGAAAGAGCTAAAGGAAAAGACGAAGAGCGCCGAGAAGCTCGTCAAAG CGTCGGAGAAACGTGAAAAGGAAATCGATGCGCTGAAACGCGCGCTTCAAGACCAGGACCAGGTAATGGAGGAACAACAAGATGCACTGACCGAGCGACAGCTGGAGATAGAGTCCCTCACAGAGGAGTTGCGTACACTTACGGACCAGAACACATCCACAAATTCTCTCTCCGCCGAG ATTCGCCGACTAGAAGGCACGCTATCCGTTTACATCGAGGAAAAGGACCAGCTACAGCGGGAGCTCGATGCGCTCAGGAAGACAGAGGCGGGAATCGAGGTGTCAAAG GTGGAGATCAGTCGAGATTACGAGATTGAGAAAAGTGAGATCTTGGTAAAGCTGGAGCAGAAGGAAGGAGTGATCGCCAAGATGAAGACCCAGCAGAAGAGCTCCGACTCGGCCGCCGCCAAGGAGAAACGGCTGCTTAAACAGCAGTTAAAGGAGAAAGAATTCGAGATCAACAAACTCAACGAGAACTTGGAAAAG GCGGAGCGCAAACAGAAAGAGTACGAGGATCTGATCCAGCTGAAAGACGTTGATGTTCGCAAAGCTGCGGAGGAAAAGGAAGGCATGCTCAAAGCCATGCGCGAGGCGTTCGAAGTGGCCTCCACCAAGAAGACCGAGTACGAGAACAAACTAGAGTCAGTGCGGAGAGAGATGCTGGTGGAGCACGAACGCGAACTCGCGCGCGTACGCGAGAGTCACGCGCGTGGAAACGCGATACACGAGaaggaaaaggaaaggaaattggACATAAAGGAAGAGTCAGTGCGGAGAGAGATGCTGGTGGAGCACGAACGCGAACTCGCGCGCGAACGCGAGAGTCACGCGCGTGGAAACGCGATACACGAGAAGGATAAGGAAAGGAAATTGGACATAAAGGAAGAGTCAGTGCGGAGAGAGATGCAGGTGGAGCACGAACGCGAACTCGCGCGCGTACGCGAGAGTCACGCGCGTGGAAACGCGATACACGAGAAGGATAAGGAAAGGAAATTGGACATAAAGGAAGAGTCAGTGCGGAGAGAAATGCAGGCAGAGAACGAACCCGAACTCGCGCGCGTACGCGAGAGCCACTCGCGTGAAAACGCGACACACGTGAAGAATGAGGAAAGGAAATTGGACACAGAGGAAGGGCAAGTGACAGTACCTCAGTCGCCAGGCGAAGACAAGAAGCTGGTCGTTCAGGTTGAGAAACTACCG TCGGATGTGAAGACTAAAGTTCAGCCACTCAAGAAGACTGGAGAGATGAAGACTGAAGGAATTGAAGAGCCGGCAAGTACCGGGCCCATGAGACGCCTCGCCAAGCGCAGACCTGCCAAGAACCGCACTTCAGACGAGTCCACCACTTCCGAGGATAGCTCTACTCAG GATCGCATTGAGATAGACGTTACTCCCATCATGGGACGTAGACGAACTCGCGCCGCCACAAAGGGCTCAAGAAAACGCCGAAGTAGCAGCGAGCTCTCCCTTGCCGAG ATCAAAGCGCAGTTGTCCGCCGCCAAGTGCCGTAGGATGGACACAGATGACGAGACTCCTGGGTCTGTCTCCCGCTCTGT TCGAACCCGCTCCACCGCGGGTAGGACGAGCTCTGTGGTCAAATCACGACCGAGTACAGCACGAAAAACATCCACGCTCGTCACACCTGGCAAGCCTCCCATCCCTCTAACTCCCAAG AATGAGAGCAGCTCTTTAAGTCTTGCAGAGCACCAGTCCgcgaagaagaagaagaaaggttTCTTCGGCAAGCTTTTCGACTCCGCCG GCGGCGAAAACTCCCCTCCCCGAGTTCCGCCATCAGGGAAGAAGAGAAAGCTTCTAAAGAAAGACATATCCGGTCCCATGGACACATTCTCCCCGACGCCCGTTAGAGGCTCAGTCAGCGAGGCGAGCAAAGATGACCCTGCTAGACGATTAATCACTCGACAATTGCGctcaagaaaataa